CAAAGGCGCACATCCACCGGAACTGTTCCGTGAACTGGATATTGCCGAGCTGGATGCGTTGATCACCACGTCGCAAAATACACTGCGCGTGGTGGCTCTCGCCCCTGAAAAGCCCGGTGCGCTGGAGGCGATTCGTCATCTCAGACAACGTGGCGTTCGGGTGATGCTGGGGCATAGCGCCGCAACGTATGCGCAAACTCGCGCAGCCTTCGACGCAGGCGCCGACGGGTTAGTGCATTGCTACAACGGCATGACCGGCCTGCATCACCGGGAGCCTGGCATGGTCGGGGCTGGCCTGACCGACCCCCGAGCCTGGCTTGAGTTGATCGCCGACGGTCATCACGTTCACCCCGCCGCCATGCAGGTGTGCTGCTGTTGTGCAAAAGGGCGCATCGTGTTGATGACTGATGCAATGCAGGCCGCAGGTATGCCGGACGGGCGCTATTCCCTGTGCGGCGAAAGTGTGGACATGCGCAATGGAATTGTCCGCACGACGAGCGGTGGCCTGGCCGGAAGCACGCTGTCTCTGGATGCCGCTGTGCGCAACATGGTGGAACAGGCTGGCGTTTCATCGCAGGAGGCTATCCATATGGCCTCCCTTCATCCGGCTCGTCTGCTTGGGATCGATCGCCAGTCGGGATCGCTCAGTCCGGGCAAGCAAGCCAACGTTATTGCACTGAATGGTGGTTTACACCTTCAGCAAATCTGGATTCAGGGTCAGGCT
This sequence is a window from Enterobacter sp. RHBSTW-00994. Protein-coding genes within it:
- the nagA gene encoding N-acetylglucosamine-6-phosphate deacetylase, producing MTQVLRARRLLTEQGWLDDHQLQIEDGVITAIAPVPPGVTARDAELLCPAYIDTHVHGGAGVDVMDDTPDALDILAMHKAREGVACFLPTTVTAPLEAIRATLARIARRKQSGGPGALVLGSYLEGPYFTPQNKGAHPPELFRELDIAELDALITTSQNTLRVVALAPEKPGALEAIRHLRQRGVRVMLGHSAATYAQTRAAFDAGADGLVHCYNGMTGLHHREPGMVGAGLTDPRAWLELIADGHHVHPAAMQVCCCCAKGRIVLMTDAMQAAGMPDGRYSLCGESVDMRNGIVRTTSGGLAGSTLSLDAAVRNMVEQAGVSSQEAIHMASLHPARLLGIDRQSGSLSPGKQANVIALNGGLHLQQIWIQGQALPL